The genomic stretch CCAAGGCAACAGGTGCTGCGTATAGGGTGGTCCGAAGGCATGGAAGAAAATCTTGCGACCACCCTTTTCTTCTCGCTCAACGACGAGCCAGCCAAGCGGTGAGTCGTCAACGCGATCTTTATCTCTAATCTCCAGCACTAAAATACGTGGATTAATTCTTTGTTGGTCACGTCAAGCTGCATCAAAAGAAGGCAGAGATATCAGTTCTTGTGTCCTTTTTGATCCGAAAGCGGAAAAAATAGCTCATCCACCTGCGCCGTGACGCGCTGCACAACAGGGTCTAGCTCTTGGCCAAGGGATCTCATTCCATCCGCCGTATCCCCCATACCTAGGTGGGCAGCCATAAACGCCACACCGCCGTGAAAAATCTGATCTCGCAGTTCATCTGACAGCTCGAGGTTCTGCTTATGCGCATGTTCAAGATTATTGAGCAATAGGGAGCGCGCATGTTGAAGAGCTTCCTCGTAATCGCGATTATTCATCTGGATCATGGCAATCAAACCCTTCGCGCGCATATAAAAATGCACGACATCTTTTGCAAGATCAGCCGGTAAGAGGTTGAGAGCTTCAGGCGCTGAATCAAAAATCGGAAACGGCGATGCTCCAATTGGAAAAATCGTTAGGTAGGGTGTTTCCGGTTTCAGCTCCAATAGCTCGTCAGCGTACTCATGTTTGAACAACGTCCAAGCAGTAGTGATCTCAGTGCGTAGGAGCATCAGCGTAGTGACCATTTTTTCCTTTTCTGCGGCTTGCTCCTTCTTTAAAGCCAGCTCGTGGGCTTTGGTTGCCCCCTTCAGCGTGAAGGCACCACCAATCAATGCGCCGACAAGGCCTGAAATCAAACTGATGTAAGCATCAGGGCTTCCCAAATCCATACGTTTCTTGCTCCAGTATTTGGTCTAGCTGGTCGATTACAGAAGCTCTATCTCGTACGATCACGGGTTAGCTCCACGTCGAGTCGCGCTCCAACATTCAGCGGGTCTTAAACGTTTTATAAAACCTGACATTAGCATTGCGCACCAATAGATCATCTCGCAAAGCCAAGCCGACTGCTCTCATCTCAGAATTCGACCATCCCTTTAAATCCGATTAAAAGCCCAAACCAACCATCAAGTCCAAGCTCTGCAAATCTCCCCGACGCAGCGCTAAACCATCCACATGCACCCGGCAAATGCATCAAAAACAAGACGAAAGTTTCATGGCTTTCGCTGTGTGTAAACACGACGCCGCATGCACGTTTAAATTACACCAACTGTTACGCCATAAAGGCTACAACGCCTTGCGTCGTTACCTACGCGTACGCCAGAATCCGCCGGCTTGTGCGCTTAGACCTCGGACTCTATCGTTTACCTGCCACTGCCCATCAGTGGTCGGGTTTAGTAGCCCGTATGGTCTTAGTAAGTGCATGAGCCCCATTCAGTCAGGTACGTCTAGTCCTGCACTTGATGGTGGTTGTGCGCAGGGCGCTCTCGAGCGCGCCGGTCTTGCTAATTCCTCCGGTCTACTAACCTGCGCGCAGCCGCCACCCTTCTTTTAGTAGAGAACGGTCGCGGCCCTATTTCAGGAATTAGATATATGTTCAAGATTACGCCTAACCCTCCGGATGCAGATCCGATCCCCTACGACGCCGCACTCGAAGCCGAAAACATAAAAACGGCCACCGAGCGAGCGATCAATCATTACCTCGATCCTGGTGCGCAGAAGACATCCAAGCCCTCGCGCAAGCCGGGCAGGATCTATCTGGTCAATCCAACAATGGATGACGAAACGCTGCTGGTCGAAGCTTGCGAAACGCTGTCGTCGGCCAGTGACATGGCCCGGGATCTCGGCAACACCGTCGATCCGTCGCAGCGCAAGGCGATGCAGATTCTGCAGCAGGTCATCATGCTGAGTGAGCTGTTGGTCAATCGTGTGCTGGATAACCATCACGTCTCGCGGTAGTTGCCGCCTCGGTGAGGGGCTTGTCCCCTCACTGCCTGGCAGCCGTCTATAAAAATCCTCAAGCGACTCTTTTCGGAGTTCCAGTTGATGTCCCAGACCGTTATTCCACCGTTAGAAGATCCGGTATCCCCGTACGAATTTCCCGATTCAAGAAAGCTTCACGACGCCGACGAACGCGCCCTCGACTATTACCTGACACCCGCAGCCCAGATCATGGCCACGCCCTACACCCCAAACGACATGTTCATGGTCAACCCGCAAACCGACACGGAGTCCTTGCTGGCCAACGCCTGCGAATCCCTCGCGTCAGCCACGGTCATGCTCGGTGACTTTGCCGGCCTGCTGGAAGGGCCGAACCGCAAGACCCTGTTGGGCATTGCGCAAGTCGTTATGTTGGGGGAGTTAGCGGTGAATCAGGCGTTGGAAAATGTAGAAGTAAAGCAATAAGCGATGCTTTCGAAGCCAGGGTCCGCGCCCTGGCTTCGAAGGCTCTGATCGATATAGAAAGTTGACACTGTGGGAGCAACGCCCCCACAGATCTTTTCCTCAGCCCTCGTTACCGCGCAACTCCTCGATACTGATCTCACGCATCCGGAACTTCTGGATCTTGCCCGTTACCGTCATCGGAAACTCCTCGACGAACTTGAAATGACGCGGCGTCTTGAAGTGGGCGATGCGTTCCTTGCACCACGCTTGCAGCTCTTGTTCGGTCGCGCTGTGGCCAGGATGGAATTTGATCCAGGCGACGATTTCCTCACCGTAACGCGAGCAGGGAATGCCGATCACCTGCACGTCCGCCACCGCTGGATGGGTGAAGAAGAACTCTTCCAGTTCACGCGGGTAAATGTTCTCGCCGCCACGGATGATCATGTCCTTGTTGCGGCCGGCGATGCAGACGTAACCCTCGTCGTTCATGCTCGCCAGGTCGCCGGTGTGCATCCAGCCTGCCGCGTCGATGGCTTCGGCGGTGGCATTCGGGTTGTTCCAGTAGCCGAGCATCACGCTATAGCCACGGGTGCACAGTTCGCCGATGGTGCCGCGCGGTACCGGGTTGCCGGCCTCGTCGATGATTTTGCTTTCGAGTTGCGGCTGAGTGCGGCCGACGGTGGTCACGCGCAGTTCCAGTTCGTCGGATGGCCCGGTCTGCAGGGACACGGGGCTGGTTTCGGTCATGCCGTAGGCGATCTGCACTTCGCTCATGTGCATTTCGCTGATGACCCGTCGCATCACCTCGATCGGGCAGGTGGCGCCGGCCATGATTCCGGTGCGCAGGGTCGACAGGTCGAACTCGGCGCGCTGCGGCTGATCGAGCATGGCGATGAACATGGTTGGCACGCCGTACAGCCCGGTGGCCTTTTCTTCGGCCACGGTACTGAGGGTCAGCAGCGGATCGAAGGCATCGTTGGGGTAAATCATCGTGCTGCCGTGGGTGATGCAGCCGAGGTTGCCCATGACCATGCCGAAGCAGTGATACAGCGGGACCGGGATCACCAGGCGATCGGCGGCGGTCAGGCCGAGGCTTTCGCCGACCATGTAACCGTTGTTGAGGATGTTGTAGTGACTGAGGGTCGCGCCCTTGGGGAAACCGGTGGTGCCGGAGGTGTACTGGATGTTGACCGGTTGATCGAAGTGCAGGCTGTCGCTGCGTTCACGCAATTGTTCTGGAGAGACACTGGCGGCCAGATCTGCCAGTTGCGACCATGGGAGAAAACCCGAAGGCGGCTGGGGATCGAGGCTAATCAAGCCGCGCAGCTCCGGCAGGCGCTCACTGCGCAGTTCGCCGATGGATTGCTCGGCCAGCTCCGGCAGCAAGCCTTGCAACATGCCGTGATAGTTCGAAGATTTGAAGGCACCCGCACAGACCAGCCATTGGCAACCGGATTGCTTGAGCACGTATTCCAATTCGGAACTGCGGTAGGCCGGGTTGATGTTGACCAGGATCACGCCGATCTTCGCGGTGGCGAACTGAGTGATGCACCACTGCGCGCAGTTCGGTGCCCAGATGCCGAGCCTGTCGCCGGCCTGCAAACCCAACGCCAGCAGGGCTCTGGCATGCACGTCCACCGCGTCGGCCAGTTGCCGCCAGGTGTAACGCTGCTGCTGATGGCGCACCACCAGCGCCTCACCGTCCGGGTACTGCACGACGGTCTCGTCGAACTTCTGCCCGATGGTCATCGCCAGCAAGGCTTTGTCCTGGGAACCACGGGTGTAGCTGCGCTGCGGGTTTGCACTGGGTTGATCCATGACGACCCCTATTGTCTTTATTAGTGGGTGTTGGACCGGAGCCATATGAGCTCCGACCATTCAGAACTGGCCCTACTCTCGCTCAAGTTGACGTTAACGTAAAGGGTGATTGACAGCCATTCGTCACAGGCTTACGTTAACGTAAAGGTGAGAACTGAAACGCCCTTCTCCCTACCCTACAAAAAAGCCAAAAGGTGACCCATGAGCTACCCATCCCTGAACTTTGCCCTCGGTGAAACCATCGACATGCTGCGCGATCAGGTTCAGTCCTTTGTCGCCAAGGAGGTCGCTCCGCGCGCCGCGCAGATCGACAGCGACAACCTGTTCCCCGCCGATCTGTGGCGCAAGTTCGGTGACATGGGCCTGCTCGGCATCACCGTACCGGAAGAGTACGGCGGCGCGGGCCTGGGTTACCTGGCGCACGTCGTGGCGATGGAAGAAATCAGCCGCGGCTCCGCTTCCGTGGCTTTGTCCTACGGCGCCCACTCCAATCTCTGCGTGAACCAGATCAACCGCAACGGTAACCACGAACAGAAATCCAAGTACCTGCCGAAACTGATCAGCGGCGAACACGTCGGCGCACTCGCCATGAGCGAGCCGAACGCCGGTTCCGACGTGGTCTCGATGAAACTGCGCGCCGAAAAACGCGGCGACCGCTACGTCCTCAACGGCAGCAAGACCTGGATCACCAACGGTCCCGACGCCAACACTTACGTGATCTACGCCAAGACCGACCTGGAAAAAGGCCCCCACGGCATCACCGCGTTCATCGTCGAGCGCGACTGGAAAGGCTTCAGCCGCAGCAACAAGTTCGACAAGCTCGGCATGCGCGGTTCCAACACTTGCGAGCTGTTCTTCGACGACGTCGAAGTGCCGGAAGAAAACATCCTCGGCGTGCTCAACGGCGGCGTGAAAGTGCTGATGAGCGGCCTCGATTACGAGCGCGTCGTGCTTTCCGGTGGCCCGACCGGGATCATGCAGTCGTGCATGGACCTGATCGTGCCGTACATCCACGACCGCAAGCAGTTCGGCCAGAGCATCGGCGAATTCCAGCTGATCCAGGGCAAGGTCGCCGACATGTACACCCAGCTTAACGCCAGCCGCGCCTACCTCTACGCCGTGGCCCAGGCCTGCGAGCGCAACGAAACCACGCGCAAGGACGCCGCCGGCGTGATCCTTTACACCGCCGAACGCGCCACGCAAATGGCCCTCGACGCAATCCAGATTCTCGGCGGTAACGGTTACATCAACGAATTCCCGGCCGGCCGTCTGCTGCGTGACGCCAAGCTGTACGAAATCGGTGCCGGTACCAGTGAGATCCGTCGCATGCTGATCGGTCGCGAACTGTTCAACGAAACCCGCTAACCGGAGCTGTCCATGGCTATCCTGCATACCCAGCTCAACCCCCGTTCAGCGGAGTTCGCCGCCAACAGCGCGGCGATGCTCGAACAGGTCGACGCCCTGCACACCCTGCTCGCCCAAGTGGCACAGGGCGGAGGCGCGAAAGCCCAGGAACGTCACACCTCGCGCGGCAAACTGCTGCCCCGTGAGCGGATCAACCGCTTGCTCGATCCGGGCTCGCCGTTTCTGGA from Pseudomonas allokribbensis encodes the following:
- a CDS encoding DUF6124 family protein, encoding MFKITPNPPDADPIPYDAALEAENIKTATERAINHYLDPGAQKTSKPSRKPGRIYLVNPTMDDETLLVEACETLSSASDMARDLGNTVDPSQRKAMQILQQVIMLSELLVNRVLDNHHVSR
- a CDS encoding AMP-binding protein → MDQPSANPQRSYTRGSQDKALLAMTIGQKFDETVVQYPDGEALVVRHQQQRYTWRQLADAVDVHARALLALGLQAGDRLGIWAPNCAQWCITQFATAKIGVILVNINPAYRSSELEYVLKQSGCQWLVCAGAFKSSNYHGMLQGLLPELAEQSIGELRSERLPELRGLISLDPQPPSGFLPWSQLADLAASVSPEQLRERSDSLHFDQPVNIQYTSGTTGFPKGATLSHYNILNNGYMVGESLGLTAADRLVIPVPLYHCFGMVMGNLGCITHGSTMIYPNDAFDPLLTLSTVAEEKATGLYGVPTMFIAMLDQPQRAEFDLSTLRTGIMAGATCPIEVMRRVISEMHMSEVQIAYGMTETSPVSLQTGPSDELELRVTTVGRTQPQLESKIIDEAGNPVPRGTIGELCTRGYSVMLGYWNNPNATAEAIDAAGWMHTGDLASMNDEGYVCIAGRNKDMIIRGGENIYPRELEEFFFTHPAVADVQVIGIPCSRYGEEIVAWIKFHPGHSATEQELQAWCKERIAHFKTPRHFKFVEEFPMTVTGKIQKFRMREISIEELRGNEG
- a CDS encoding isovaleryl-CoA dehydrogenase is translated as MSYPSLNFALGETIDMLRDQVQSFVAKEVAPRAAQIDSDNLFPADLWRKFGDMGLLGITVPEEYGGAGLGYLAHVVAMEEISRGSASVALSYGAHSNLCVNQINRNGNHEQKSKYLPKLISGEHVGALAMSEPNAGSDVVSMKLRAEKRGDRYVLNGSKTWITNGPDANTYVIYAKTDLEKGPHGITAFIVERDWKGFSRSNKFDKLGMRGSNTCELFFDDVEVPEENILGVLNGGVKVLMSGLDYERVVLSGGPTGIMQSCMDLIVPYIHDRKQFGQSIGEFQLIQGKVADMYTQLNASRAYLYAVAQACERNETTRKDAAGVILYTAERATQMALDAIQILGGNGYINEFPAGRLLRDAKLYEIGAGTSEIRRMLIGRELFNETR
- a CDS encoding DUF6124 family protein encodes the protein MSQTVIPPLEDPVSPYEFPDSRKLHDADERALDYYLTPAAQIMATPYTPNDMFMVNPQTDTESLLANACESLASATVMLGDFAGLLEGPNRKTLLGIAQVVMLGELAVNQALENVEVKQ